The genomic stretch CAACTATAAACGCAAGATGGGTAAGATTCTTATTTACCGTGCCCTTAGACGGGGATCCAAAACATCACGAAGCCAGTCGCCAACCAAGTTTGTCCCGAGAACAGTAATCGTAATAGCGAGACCGGGAAATGTCACAATCCACCATGACACATATAGGTAGGAGCGCCCCTCAGCTAGTAGCCCGCCCCAGGTCGGCGTGGGAGGCGGCACACCTAGCCCCAGAAAACTCAAACCAGCCTCAATAATGATCATCCGGCCCAGATAAAGCGAGGCAATGATGATGACAGGCGGAAGCACGTTGGGCATTAAGTGCCTAAAAATAATCCGGAACTGACTTCCACCTACGGCTCTAGCCGCAATAACAAATTCCGTCTCTTTTAATGAAAGTACATTTCCGCGAACCACACGTGCGTAAATAACCCATAGACGTATGGACATAACCAGAATGATCAGCCACAGGCTGGAGCCGAGAATAGAAATCATCGCCAGGGCCAACAATATAAAGGGAAACGAGATAACGAAATCCGCCACCCTCATCAAAAAATAATCCACCTTGCCCCCGAAATAACCCGAGATAAGCCCAACCGTAAGGCCGATACCTCCCGAAAATAAAACTGCAAAAACACCAACGACGATAGATATACGAGAGCCATAGACAACCCGGCTAAATAGATCTCGC from Nitrospinaceae bacterium encodes the following:
- a CDS encoding ABC transporter permease — encoded protein: MIKDLTEPEDLILSTERWEEDLPPERHWLVKLRSSLWQQKPALVGVLILLFVALLALLAPLVAPFDPDEQSFARALKPPLTVIDGNLLLMGTDHLGRDLFSRVVYGSRISIVVGVFAVLFSGGIGLTVGLISGYFGGKVDYFLMRVADFVISFPFILLALAMISILGSSLWLIILVMSIRLWVIYARVVRGNVLSLKETEFVIAARAVGGSQFRIIFRHLMPNVLPPVIIIASLYLGRMIIIEAGLSFLGLGVPPPTPTWGGLLAEGRSYLYVSWWIVTFPGLAITITVLGTNLVGDWLRDVLDPRLRAR